A region from the Bacteroidota bacterium genome encodes:
- a CDS encoding DUF1289 domain-containing protein, with the protein MNKKKIKSPCQLICTYDEEMICVGCYRSAEEVANWDSYTDDQKLKILEIIAKRREEKGGGGYYGFG; encoded by the coding sequence ATGAATAAAAAGAAAATAAAATCACCTTGCCAGTTGATCTGCACCTACGACGAAGAAATGATCTGTGTAGGTTGTTACCGATCGGCGGAAGAAGTGGCAAACTGGGACAGTTATACTGACGATCAGAAGCTCAAAATACTCGAAATCATTGCCAAACGCCGCGAGGAAAAAGGTGGCGGAGGGTATTACGGCTTTGGTTGA
- a CDS encoding biotin/lipoyl-binding protein, with translation MRNFKFTIRGNEYEVEVLRIEGNLAEIEVNGTPYQVEIERKKVESKTPILVRSAITNNPNAENVKIKAGAEARLSKIVAPLPGQIIQILVKPGDQVKRGQKLLVYEAMKMENNLLAEKDGIIKVVKVNLGDNVLQGDLLIEME, from the coding sequence ATGCGTAATTTCAAATTCACCATACGCGGAAACGAGTACGAGGTAGAAGTGCTCCGCATCGAAGGCAACCTGGCTGAGATTGAAGTTAATGGCACACCATACCAGGTGGAAATCGAGCGAAAAAAGGTTGAATCGAAAACACCCATCCTGGTACGCTCGGCCATTACAAACAATCCGAACGCTGAAAATGTAAAAATAAAGGCCGGGGCCGAGGCCCGCCTTTCTAAGATCGTAGCTCCGCTCCCGGGACAAATCATCCAGATTCTGGTTAAGCCGGGAGACCAGGTAAAACGCGGCCAGAAACTGCTCGTTTACGAAGCTATGAAGATGGAAAACAACCTGTTGGCCGAGAAAGACGGGATCATTAAAGTTGTTAAAGTAAATCTGGGCGACAACGTACTGCAGGGCGACCTGCTCATTGAAATGGAGTAA
- a CDS encoding OadG family protein gives MLTLTEFNVVPETTIIESIVVSIVGYLIVFVALLLLYWFFELLSKVLNMRIKDKLKRQGKLAKGEENKDLRIPGDVIAAIGLALYLSTQLHDDESNVLTIRKVSRTYSPWSSKIYGLRNLPR, from the coding sequence ATGCTGACACTCACCGAATTTAATGTTGTGCCCGAAACCACCATTATCGAAAGCATTGTGGTTTCGATTGTGGGTTACCTCATTGTGTTTGTAGCCCTGCTGCTGCTTTACTGGTTTTTCGAGCTGCTGTCGAAAGTGCTCAACATGCGCATCAAAGATAAGCTCAAACGCCAGGGAAAACTTGCAAAAGGAGAAGAAAACAAAGACCTGCGCATCCCGGGCGACGTGATTGCAGCCATCGGTCTTGCTTTGTATCTGTCAACACAACTGCACGACGACGAGAGCAATGTGCTCACCATCAGAAAAGTTTCCAGAACCTATTCACCTTGGAGTTCTAAGATTTACGGATTAAGAAACCTCCCCAGATAA
- a CDS encoding sodium ion-translocating decarboxylase subunit beta has translation MAENAFTQSSASVAAQSNKTESVSFLRFALDKTVEGVSKFITFTGFRNATRGNLLMIVVGLFFIYLAIRYDYEPLLLVPIGTGIIIGNIPFYQDGGINLQLGIYQEGSVLNYLYYGVTKGIYPPLIFLGIGAMTDFSSLISSPRLMLLGAAAQLGIFLTFIGALYVGFNLPEAGSIGIIGGADGPTAIFLSSKLANGGIVHGYETKNLIGPIAIAAYSYMALVPVIQPPIMRLLTTKKERLIRMKPPRSVSKLEKIMFPIVGLILTTFISPGALPLLGMLFFGNILKESGVTKRLADTARTSLIDIITILLGVTVGASTQADIFLTSDSILIFTLGAVSFMVATAGGVLFAKVMNLFLPADNRINPLVGAAGVSAVPDSARVVQMEGLKNDPSNHLLMHAMAPNVAGVIGSAVAAGIMMSFLL, from the coding sequence ATGGCCGAGAATGCCTTCACACAGTCGTCGGCATCCGTTGCTGCACAAAGCAACAAAACCGAAAGCGTCTCTTTCCTCCGTTTTGCCCTGGACAAGACCGTGGAAGGAGTGAGCAAATTCATCACTTTTACAGGATTTCGCAATGCGACTAGGGGCAACCTCCTGATGATTGTGGTGGGGTTATTCTTTATTTACCTTGCCATAAGGTATGATTACGAACCCTTGCTCCTGGTGCCCATAGGCACTGGCATCATTATTGGTAATATCCCTTTTTATCAGGACGGAGGAATCAATCTTCAGCTGGGTATCTATCAGGAAGGAAGTGTACTCAATTATTTGTATTACGGTGTAACCAAAGGCATTTATCCGCCCCTTATTTTCCTGGGTATCGGTGCCATGACCGATTTTTCATCCCTGATTTCCAGTCCAAGGCTCATGCTTTTGGGAGCTGCTGCACAATTGGGTATCTTTCTCACGTTTATAGGCGCATTATATGTAGGCTTCAACCTGCCTGAGGCCGGTTCAATAGGCATCATCGGAGGTGCCGATGGCCCCACAGCTATTTTTCTTTCGTCAAAACTGGCCAATGGCGGCATAGTGCATGGATATGAAACAAAAAACCTGATCGGACCCATCGCCATTGCAGCCTATTCCTACATGGCACTGGTACCTGTCATCCAACCGCCCATCATGCGGTTGCTCACCACCAAAAAAGAACGGTTGATTCGCATGAAACCCCCACGCTCGGTAAGCAAGCTCGAAAAGATCATGTTTCCTATTGTCGGACTCATCCTCACCACCTTTATTTCGCCTGGTGCACTGCCGTTGCTGGGCATGTTGTTCTTCGGTAACATCCTGAAAGAAAGCGGGGTGACCAAGCGACTGGCCGACACGGCCCGTACTTCGCTCATCGACATCATCACCATATTGCTGGGCGTAACTGTGGGTGCCTCGACACAGGCCGACATATTTCTCACGTCCGATTCCATTCTGATTTTCACCCTTGGCGCAGTCTCGTTTATGGTTGCCACAGCCGGTGGCGTATTGTTTGCCAAGGTAATGAACCTGTTTTTACCCGCCGACAACCGCATCAATCCCCTCGTGGGTGCGGCAGGTGTGTCGGCCGTGCCCGACAGCGCCAGGGTGGTGCAGATGGAAGGGCTGAAAAACGATCCTTCCAATCACCTGCTCATGCATGCCATGGCGCCCAATGTGGCCGGCGTAATAGGCTCTGCGGTGGCCGCAGGTATTATGATGAGTTTTCTGCTCTGA
- a CDS encoding T9SS type A sorting domain-containing protein, whose product MMCLFADRIALQASPASDTVDVLHYRIHIRQINFVQKSIHASARLNLVTKLPTTVIPLELKQLSVDSVRLNGSQSSFSHTGERLAIEAGFQAQPSDTLTIDIHYHGVPFSEQWGGFHFSGNYAFNLGVGFVSIPHNLGKAWFPCIDDFTDRASYEVLATVPAGMKASSGGALYSVTSHPDGSSTWHWHLQKPIPTYLASVAIGAYAFHQWEYQGMNGIIPVTIFSRPQDSLKVAGTFQTLGQIMDSFESRYGPYPFDRIGYTSTAIGAMEHVENIALPHSSFSGNLNNEYLIAHELSHMWFGNSTTCASAGEMWLNEGWATFCHHFYKHDLYSPQLYRTEMNNTHYEVLRNAHLSDGGYWALNNVPEQYTYGNTSYDKGATVIHTLMNYMGQDKFFPAVRAYLDAFRFSHASSYDLRNALSAHSGINLNDFFEAWVFTPGTPHFWYDSLRVTQEGALFKTEVYLRQKYKGVDFLANSNILELTFVGPQWQMHTDTVHFSGRTGHSVKFLPFEPVVVFPDYYDKTADATTDVSGVIRAPGTFNFSKLSFTLYADAVPDSSLYRITHHWVAPDSLKSPIPGLRLSPYRHWEISGIFRPGTQLRGRFFYSNAANLDAGLIRSAADSVVILYRPSPAHDWQAIPHTRTGLWSIGYLNVDNLQPGQYTLAAWDTQLVGLDKNLDIRSLQLKVKPNPANDSLSLNWGRSLNGTLTINDMSGKILSEMVLLGQASVVLNVQSWPSGAYFATIMDESGKTTGSIKFIRQ is encoded by the coding sequence ATGATGTGTCTGTTTGCAGATCGCATTGCACTGCAAGCTTCTCCGGCATCCGACACTGTGGATGTGCTCCACTACCGCATCCACATCCGGCAGATCAATTTTGTGCAGAAAAGTATACACGCATCGGCAAGGCTGAACCTGGTGACCAAGCTTCCAACAACAGTTATTCCTTTGGAGCTGAAGCAATTGAGCGTGGATTCGGTGCGGCTAAACGGAAGCCAATCAAGCTTTTCGCACACTGGCGAACGACTGGCAATCGAGGCAGGATTTCAGGCCCAGCCATCGGATACGCTGACTATTGATATCCATTATCATGGTGTGCCTTTCAGCGAGCAATGGGGTGGGTTTCATTTCAGCGGCAATTATGCCTTCAACCTCGGTGTTGGTTTTGTGAGCATTCCGCATAATCTGGGCAAGGCATGGTTTCCGTGCATTGACGATTTTACCGACAGGGCCTCTTACGAAGTGCTGGCCACCGTGCCAGCAGGCATGAAAGCCTCATCGGGGGGCGCATTGTATTCGGTTACAAGTCATCCCGATGGAAGCTCTACCTGGCACTGGCATCTGCAGAAACCTATTCCCACCTACCTGGCCTCCGTGGCCATTGGTGCCTATGCCTTTCATCAATGGGAATATCAGGGCATGAATGGCATCATCCCGGTCACCATTTTTTCGCGACCGCAGGATTCGCTCAAGGTTGCTGGTACATTCCAGACCCTGGGGCAGATCATGGATAGTTTCGAAAGCCGCTATGGCCCCTATCCTTTCGACCGCATCGGATACACCAGCACAGCCATCGGCGCCATGGAACATGTGGAAAATATCGCACTACCACACTCTTCATTCTCGGGCAACCTGAACAATGAATATCTGATTGCGCACGAGCTGTCGCATATGTGGTTTGGCAATTCCACCACCTGTGCCTCGGCAGGCGAGATGTGGCTCAACGAAGGCTGGGCCACTTTTTGCCACCATTTCTACAAGCACGACCTATATAGCCCCCAGCTTTACCGTACCGAAATGAACAACACGCATTACGAGGTGCTCCGCAATGCCCACCTGAGCGATGGAGGCTACTGGGCGCTCAACAATGTGCCCGAACAATACACCTATGGCAACACTTCGTACGACAAAGGGGCCACAGTGATTCATACCTTGATGAACTACATGGGGCAGGACAAGTTTTTTCCTGCGGTGCGGGCCTATCTGGATGCCTTTCGTTTCAGCCATGCCTCCAGCTACGACCTTCGCAATGCCCTGTCGGCACACTCAGGCATCAACCTCAATGATTTCTTTGAAGCCTGGGTGTTTACCCCCGGCACACCTCATTTTTGGTACGATTCGCTACGCGTGACGCAGGAAGGTGCACTTTTCAAAACAGAGGTGTATTTGCGGCAAAAGTACAAAGGTGTTGATTTTCTGGCCAATAGCAATATTCTCGAGCTTACCTTTGTCGGCCCGCAGTGGCAGATGCACACCGATACCGTACACTTTAGCGGACGCACAGGCCATTCAGTGAAATTTCTGCCCTTCGAACCGGTGGTGGTTTTTCCGGATTATTATGACAAGACTGCCGATGCCACCACCGATGTGAGCGGGGTGATCCGTGCTCCGGGAACATTTAATTTTTCGAAACTCAGTTTCACGTTGTATGCGGATGCAGTGCCCGATTCGTCGCTCTACCGCATCACACACCATTGGGTGGCGCCCGACAGCCTGAAATCGCCCATACCGGGTCTCAGGTTGTCGCCCTACAGGCATTGGGAGATCAGCGGCATTTTCAGGCCCGGAACACAATTGCGCGGAAGGTTTTTTTACAGTAATGCCGCCAACCTTGATGCCGGCCTGATCCGCTCGGCTGCCGACTCGGTGGTTATACTCTACCGTCCATCACCTGCGCACGACTGGCAGGCCATTCCTCACACGCGCACAGGGCTGTGGTCGATCGGATACCTCAATGTGGATAACCTCCAGCCCGGACAATACACCCTGGCAGCATGGGACACACAATTAGTAGGTCTGGACAAGAATCTGGATATCAGATCATTGCAGCTCAAGGTCAAGCCCAATCCTGCAAACGACAGCCTCAGCCTGAATTGGGGCCGGAGCCTGAACGGCACGTTGACCATAAACGATATGTCGGGAAAGATTCTCAGCGAAATGGTGCTGCTCGGGCAGGCCTCCGTCGTCCTGAATGTGCAATCGTGGCCATCGGGCGCCTATTTTGCAACCATTATGGATGAATCGGGAAAAACTACGGGCAGCATCAAATTCATCAGGCAATAA
- the tsaB gene encoding tRNA (adenosine(37)-N6)-threonylcarbamoyltransferase complex dimerization subunit type 1 TsaB — translation MTTILLVETTTETCSVGLAVGGQLISLREVRDQKSHASRLAVFIKEVLAEAGVVPRMLSAVAVSSGPGSYTGLRIGVSAAKGLCYALDIPLIAVDTLQSMATAFAYTYRQNIGPGDILIPMTDARRMEVYAALFDSTGKRMTETTAKVLNANSFDDQSNRIIWLFGDGAAKTQELFRDHNFIHIQPNFLPSAAHLAVPADFAFSNNQFTDLAYFEPFYLKDFVAGIPKVKGLK, via the coding sequence GTGACCACGATACTGCTTGTTGAAACGACAACGGAGACCTGTTCTGTAGGCCTGGCTGTCGGGGGGCAGCTGATTTCGCTCAGGGAGGTGCGCGACCAAAAGTCGCATGCATCGCGCCTGGCTGTCTTTATCAAGGAAGTTTTGGCCGAGGCGGGCGTTGTACCCCGTATGCTTTCGGCTGTGGCCGTAAGCTCCGGTCCGGGTTCTTACACCGGTTTGCGCATCGGGGTTTCGGCTGCAAAAGGGCTTTGCTACGCCCTGGATATTCCATTGATTGCAGTGGATACCCTTCAGTCAATGGCCACAGCATTTGCATACACTTACCGGCAAAATATCGGTCCGGGCGACATCCTGATACCCATGACTGATGCCCGCCGGATGGAAGTGTACGCTGCCCTTTTCGATTCAACAGGAAAGCGTATGACCGAAACCACCGCCAAAGTGCTCAATGCAAATAGCTTCGATGACCAAAGCAATCGCATAATATGGCTTTTCGGCGATGGTGCAGCCAAAACTCAAGAACTGTTCCGCGACCACAATTTCATTCACATCCAGCCCAACTTCCTGCCATCTGCAGCCCATCTTGCAGTTCCGGCCGATTTTGCTTTTTCTAACAATCAATTTACCGACCTGGCTTACTTCGAGCCTTTTTATCTGAAAGATTTTGTGGCCGGCATACCAAAAGTGAAGGGGCTGAAATAG
- a CDS encoding efflux RND transporter periplasmic adaptor subunit, which produces MKSNKKSAKTWYILLALVVVILVVVVVVARQRSHKATEVSTEKVIRRTITETVAANGKIQPALEIKISPYISGEVVELFVREGDSVRKGDILARIDPTIYQSNFEQVEASYNSAKANMANTRARVAQTEAQLNKARLDYNRNEQLWKQKVISDADWDAIKANYQVISAEFEAAKESLRATQFQVQNAEAALREARENLRRTSIYAPANGTVSRLNVEVGERVTGASQFSSGTEIMRLANLNNMEVRVEVSENDIPRVKLNDTCIIEVDAYLGRKFKGYITEIATSAISSGLSVDQVTNFEVKVMMLKDSYADLINQAGKIQSPFRPGMTATVDIQTRRAENVLSVPIQAVTTRDDTSSVQKTGKKPAAVAEKSNSNNKTAQLQEYVFVVEGDKARIRAIKTGIQDNTFIEVTEGLEEGEEVVTGPYRVVSKTLRNGESVKRVEESKLFGNNKK; this is translated from the coding sequence ATGAAATCGAATAAAAAATCTGCAAAGACCTGGTACATCCTGCTGGCCCTGGTGGTAGTCATCCTCGTTGTTGTGGTTGTTGTTGCCCGGCAGCGCAGCCACAAGGCTACGGAGGTGAGCACCGAAAAAGTAATCCGCCGTACCATTACCGAAACCGTGGCAGCCAACGGCAAAATCCAACCAGCACTCGAGATCAAGATCAGCCCGTATATCTCGGGCGAAGTGGTTGAACTCTTTGTGCGCGAAGGCGATTCGGTGCGCAAAGGCGATATCCTGGCCCGCATCGACCCAACTATTTATCAATCGAATTTTGAACAGGTAGAGGCCAGCTACAACTCGGCGAAAGCCAATATGGCCAACACCCGTGCGCGGGTTGCACAGACCGAGGCACAACTCAACAAAGCCCGGCTCGATTACAACCGCAACGAGCAGCTTTGGAAACAGAAGGTAATTTCCGATGCCGACTGGGATGCCATCAAAGCCAACTATCAGGTGATCAGCGCCGAGTTTGAGGCCGCCAAAGAAAGCCTGCGTGCCACACAGTTTCAGGTGCAGAATGCCGAAGCTGCGCTCCGTGAAGCACGCGAAAACCTCCGTCGCACAAGCATTTATGCGCCAGCCAACGGCACAGTATCCCGGCTTAATGTCGAAGTTGGTGAACGCGTTACCGGCGCTTCACAGTTTTCGTCGGGTACCGAAATTATGAGGCTGGCCAACCTTAACAATATGGAAGTCAGGGTGGAAGTAAGCGAAAATGATATCCCGAGGGTAAAACTCAACGACACCTGCATCATCGAAGTGGATGCCTACCTGGGCCGCAAATTCAAAGGATATATCACCGAAATAGCCACTTCGGCCATCTCATCCGGTTTGTCAGTAGATCAGGTGACTAATTTTGAGGTTAAGGTGATGATGCTCAAAGACTCTTACGCCGATCTGATCAACCAGGCAGGCAAAATCCAGTCGCCCTTTCGCCCGGGAATGACTGCCACCGTAGATATTCAAACCCGCCGGGCCGAAAATGTGCTTTCTGTCCCGATTCAGGCTGTTACCACAAGGGACGATACCAGCTCGGTACAAAAAACCGGAAAGAAACCGGCCGCAGTTGCCGAAAAAAGCAATTCCAATAACAAAACAGCCCAACTCCAGGAGTATGTCTTTGTGGTTGAAGGGGATAAAGCGCGGATCCGTGCCATCAAAACGGGTATTCAGGACAATACCTTTATAGAAGTAACAGAAGGTCTCGAAGAAGGAGAAGAAGTCGTTACAGGACCGTACCGCGTTGTATCGAAAACCTTGCGCAATGGCGAATCTGTGAAGCGGGTGGAAGAGAGCAAACTGTTTGGAAACAATAAAAAATAG
- a CDS encoding TolC family protein, whose protein sequence is MRTSRPETILTVLMVALLFASGGLIAQKHMSLEDCINHALEHNIRIKQARLEVEAAAISNTESRLSLLPSLNGSVSHSFGWGRSVDLATYRYVDQQTQSSYFNLGSEVSLFGGLQKHETIKQRRADYLAAMYGHDKMQNDIALTVASYYLQILFNRELLANARAQAEVTRQQIERTRSLVEAGTLARGALLEVQAQGANEEVTIVQAENQLNLAYLDLLQLLEIEAGTPIEIEVPVLKVDTAPEVLPIQMIFNKALDVMPEIKTAEMRLKSARHAYNIAKANRYPSLGLSASLGTNYSDQIRLSNNPLDPDYNRIKSFEDQWKDNRSATLSLRLSVPIFNGYQISSYIGRSKINVLNADYNLQLSQNTLRKSVETAYADAMASLSTYKAREKSLISLRESFNYTEQRFNVGMVNAVDYNIAKTQLNRAESELLSAKYDYIFKLKILDFYLGRSLTLADLQE, encoded by the coding sequence GTGAGAACATCGCGTCCCGAAACTATTCTGACTGTGCTGATGGTGGCCTTGCTGTTTGCCTCTGGCGGATTGATAGCCCAGAAGCACATGAGCCTCGAAGATTGCATCAACCATGCCTTGGAGCACAATATCCGGATCAAACAGGCCAGGCTCGAAGTGGAAGCTGCTGCAATCAGCAATACCGAGAGCAGGCTGAGCTTGCTGCCCTCGCTCAACGGCAGTGTTTCGCACTCCTTCGGTTGGGGACGTTCGGTGGATTTGGCCACATACAGGTATGTTGATCAGCAAACCCAGTCGAGCTATTTTAATCTGGGCTCGGAGGTTTCGCTGTTCGGAGGCCTGCAGAAGCACGAAACCATCAAACAGCGCAGGGCCGACTACCTTGCTGCCATGTATGGACACGACAAAATGCAGAATGATATTGCCCTCACTGTAGCAAGCTATTATTTGCAGATTCTTTTCAACCGCGAGCTGCTGGCCAATGCCCGTGCCCAGGCCGAAGTCACCCGCCAGCAGATCGAACGCACCAGAAGTTTGGTCGAAGCCGGAACCCTCGCCAGGGGTGCCCTGCTTGAGGTGCAGGCACAGGGAGCAAACGAGGAAGTGACAATTGTGCAGGCTGAGAACCAGCTCAACCTGGCCTATCTCGATCTGCTTCAATTGCTTGAAATCGAAGCCGGAACACCAATCGAGATTGAGGTGCCTGTGCTCAAAGTGGACACTGCGCCTGAGGTGCTGCCCATTCAGATGATTTTCAACAAAGCCCTTGATGTGATGCCGGAGATCAAAACTGCAGAGATGCGACTCAAAAGTGCCCGGCATGCCTACAATATCGCAAAAGCAAACCGCTATCCCAGCCTGGGACTCTCGGCCAGCCTCGGAACCAATTATTCCGACCAGATACGGTTGAGCAATAACCCGCTCGACCCCGATTACAATCGCATCAAATCTTTTGAGGATCAGTGGAAAGACAACCGCAGCGCTACACTCTCGCTGCGCCTGAGCGTCCCGATTTTCAACGGGTATCAGATCAGTTCCTACATCGGACGATCAAAAATCAATGTGCTCAATGCGGACTACAACCTGCAGCTCAGCCAGAACACCTTGCGCAAAAGCGTTGAAACAGCCTATGCCGATGCCATGGCCAGCCTCTCCACATACAAAGCCCGCGAGAAATCGCTGATCAGCCTGCGCGAATCGTTTAACTATACCGAACAGCGGTTTAATGTGGGGATGGTCAACGCAGTGGATTACAACATTGCCAAAACGCAACTCAATCGCGCCGAATCAGAGCTGCTGTCAGCAAAATATGACTACATCTTCAAGCTCAAAATACTTGATTTCTATCTCGGACGCTCGCTTACACTGGCCGACTTGCAGGAATAA
- the udk gene encoding uridine kinase, which translates to MLVIGIAGGSGSGKTTVVKKIIRALPNSSVSVISQDSYYKDNGHLSAEERKKINFDHPSSIEFELLIEHLDQLRQGHTIQMPIYSYVTCARSKETIPVQPTKVVIVEGILILTNEQLRQRMDIKIYVDADGDDRLMRIIQRDIEERGRSFMDVLRHYETFVKPMHLQFIDPTKRFADIIIPQGGANQVAIDIVASRIRMNLD; encoded by the coding sequence ATGCTTGTTATCGGGATTGCGGGCGGCTCGGGTTCGGGCAAAACTACTGTGGTCAAAAAAATCATCAGAGCACTTCCAAATAGCTCAGTTTCTGTAATTTCACAGGATTCTTATTACAAAGACAACGGCCACCTGAGCGCTGAGGAACGCAAAAAAATCAATTTCGACCATCCCTCTTCCATCGAATTTGAACTGCTCATCGAACACCTCGACCAGCTCAGGCAAGGGCATACCATCCAAATGCCTATTTACTCCTATGTGACCTGCGCCCGTTCGAAAGAAACAATTCCTGTACAACCCACAAAAGTTGTGATCGTCGAAGGCATACTCATATTGACCAACGAACAGCTGCGCCAGAGAATGGATATCAAAATTTACGTGGACGCCGATGGCGACGACCGCCTGATGCGCATTATCCAGCGCGATATCGAAGAACGCGGACGATCTTTTATGGATGTGCTGCGACATTATGAAACTTTTGTAAAGCCCATGCACCTGCAGTTTATTGATCCCACAAAGCGTTTTGCCGACATCATCATACCGCAGGGAGGTGCAAACCAGGTAGCCATAGATATTGTAGCTTCGCGTATCCGCATGAACCTCGATTAA
- the mce gene encoding methylmalonyl-CoA epimerase: MKPTHIEHIGIAVKSLSEAIPFYETLLGTPCYAIEEVKDQKVKTAFFMVGQTKIELLESTDPEGPVGKFIEKKGEGIHHIAFAVQGIEQALDEARNAGIRLIDEQPRKGAEGLHIAFLHPKSTFGVLTELCEDKNK; the protein is encoded by the coding sequence ATGAAACCCACTCACATTGAACACATTGGAATAGCAGTGAAGAGCCTGAGCGAGGCCATTCCGTTTTATGAGACCCTGTTGGGCACGCCATGCTACGCAATAGAAGAAGTGAAGGATCAGAAAGTGAAAACGGCCTTTTTCATGGTTGGGCAGACGAAAATAGAGCTGCTTGAGAGCACCGACCCTGAGGGGCCTGTGGGAAAGTTTATTGAAAAGAAAGGCGAAGGCATACATCACATTGCATTTGCTGTGCAAGGCATCGAGCAGGCGCTCGACGAGGCACGCAATGCAGGCATCAGGCTGATTGACGAGCAGCCCCGCAAAGGTGCCGAAGGCCTGCACATTGCCTTTTTGCATCCCAAATCGACCTTCGGGGTGCTAACGGAATTGTGTGAAGATAAAAACAAATAA
- a CDS encoding acyl-CoA carboxylase subunit beta: MSIESKIQELLDKRVEARKGGGEKRIAAQHAKGKLTARERIELLLDEGSFEEFDMFVTHRTEDFGLGDQKYLGDGVVTGHGTIDGRVVYVFSQDFTVFGGSLSETFAAKICKVMDQAMKVGAPIIGINDSGGARIQEGVRSLAGYAEIFQRNIMASGVVPQISAIFGPCAGGAVYSPALTDFVMMSESSSYMFVTGPKVTKTVTGEDISVEDLGGAWVHGTKSGVTHFVVENEQEGLMLIRKLLQYIPQNNLEDPPLSECTDPINRLEDSLNQIIPDNPNKPYDVKDVIHAIVDYGEFLEIQRNFARNIVIGFAKFNGMPVGIVANQPNYLAGVLDIDASRKAARFVRFCDAFNIPIVTLVDVPGFLPGSAQEYGGIIIHGAKLLFAYGEATVPKVTVTLRKSYGGAHDVMGSKQLRGDINYAWPSAEIAVMGPAGAIEVLEGRTILEIKDPEERAAFIRKKEEEYREKFANPYEAARYGYIDDVIEPRNTRFRVIRALQALATKKDTNPPKKHSNIPL; encoded by the coding sequence ATGTCAATTGAATCGAAGATTCAGGAGCTGCTCGATAAGCGCGTTGAGGCACGCAAAGGCGGCGGCGAGAAACGCATTGCTGCACAGCATGCCAAGGGAAAACTCACTGCCAGGGAGCGCATTGAGCTGCTGCTCGATGAGGGCAGTTTTGAAGAGTTTGATATGTTTGTGACGCATCGCACCGAGGACTTTGGGTTGGGCGATCAGAAATATCTTGGCGACGGGGTGGTCACCGGGCACGGCACCATAGACGGGCGTGTGGTATATGTGTTTTCGCAGGATTTCACCGTGTTTGGGGGTTCGCTTAGCGAGACCTTTGCGGCTAAAATCTGCAAGGTGATGGATCAGGCCATGAAAGTGGGTGCGCCCATCATCGGCATCAACGACAGCGGCGGAGCTCGCATTCAGGAAGGGGTGCGCAGTTTGGCCGGATATGCCGAAATTTTTCAGCGCAACATCATGGCTTCAGGCGTTGTGCCTCAGATCTCGGCCATTTTTGGCCCCTGTGCCGGAGGCGCAGTGTATTCGCCCGCTTTGACCGATTTTGTGATGATGAGCGAAAGCTCGAGCTATATGTTTGTCACCGGTCCTAAAGTGACAAAAACCGTTACCGGCGAAGACATCTCGGTCGAAGACCTTGGCGGGGCATGGGTGCATGGCACCAAGTCGGGCGTGACGCACTTTGTGGTCGAGAACGAGCAGGAAGGCCTGATGCTCATTCGCAAGCTGTTGCAATATATCCCACAGAATAATCTGGAAGACCCGCCACTGTCGGAGTGCACCGACCCCATCAATCGCCTCGAAGATTCGCTCAACCAGATCATCCCCGACAATCCCAACAAACCCTATGATGTGAAAGATGTAATCCACGCTATTGTGGATTATGGGGAATTCCTTGAAATACAGCGCAACTTTGCCCGCAATATCGTCATAGGATTCGCCAAATTCAACGGGATGCCCGTGGGCATTGTGGCTAATCAGCCCAATTACCTGGCCGGCGTACTCGACATTGATGCTTCGCGCAAGGCGGCCCGTTTTGTCAGGTTCTGCGATGCCTTCAACATCCCCATTGTGACGCTGGTTGACGTACCCGGATTTTTGCCCGGCAGCGCACAGGAATACGGCGGCATCATCATACATGGCGCAAAACTGCTCTTTGCCTACGGTGAGGCCACAGTGCCAAAAGTCACCGTGACCCTGCGCAAATCGTATGGCGGTGCCCACGACGTGATGGGCTCAAAACAACTGCGGGGCGACATCAACTACGCCTGGCCTTCGGCCGAAATTGCCGTGATGGGGCCGGCAGGCGCCATCGAGGTACTCGAGGGACGTACCATACTCGAAATCAAAGACCCCGAAGAACGCGCTGCTTTTATCCGTAAAAAAGAGGAAGAATACCGCGAGAAATTTGCCAATCCGTACGAAGCTGCCCGATATGGCTATATCGACGATGTGATTGAACCCCGCAATACACGCTTCCGCGTGATCCGTGCCCTGCAGGCCCTGGCAACCAAAAAGGATACCAATCCGCCAAAAAAACACTCCAACATCCCACTCTAA